The proteins below come from a single Iocasia fonsfrigidae genomic window:
- a CDS encoding spore maturation protein yields MFEIIKGISNWSIAILILIIPLYGFLKGVKVYDVFVEGAKGGVKTVLKIFPYLLAMMIVINIFRVSGAMNLLINLINPVTKKLGIPDDVLPLLFLRPLSGNASLSYTSYLLKNSGPDSFIGKLASTIQGSTETTFYIIAVYFGAIGIKKYRYAVTVGLLADIAGFFAAVFVCKLLFL; encoded by the coding sequence TTGTTTGAGATAATAAAAGGGATCTCTAACTGGAGTATAGCAATTTTAATCCTTATTATACCATTATATGGTTTTTTAAAAGGTGTAAAGGTATATGATGTTTTTGTTGAAGGTGCAAAGGGTGGGGTTAAAACAGTTTTAAAGATCTTTCCCTATTTACTGGCTATGATGATTGTAATTAATATTTTTCGAGTTTCAGGTGCTATGAATCTATTAATTAATTTGATAAATCCAGTCACAAAAAAATTAGGAATACCTGATGATGTTCTGCCATTATTGTTTTTAAGACCTCTTTCTGGTAATGCTTCACTTTCATACACAAGTTATTTACTAAAAAACTCTGGTCCAGATTCTTTTATAGGTAAACTTGCTTCTACTATACAAGGAAGTACTGAAACTACTTTTTATATAATTGCTGTGTATTTTGGGGCTATTGGTATAAAAAAATATAGATATGCTGTAACTGTAGGTTTATTAGCCGATATTGCTGGTTTTTTTGCAGCAGTATTTGTTTGTAAATTATTGTTTTTATAA
- a CDS encoding nucleoside recognition domain-containing protein — protein sequence MINYLWLGLIITGFIVGGITGQIDKVSEAIFQGAEDSVRLTIDLLGPIALWLGIMNIAQKSGFTQLLGRLIKPLINLIFPGIPDGHPARGAIVLNMVANMLGLGNSATPLGIKAMQELQDINPKKERASFAMCTLLALNTSSITIIPATIISLRVACNSNNPTIIIVSSIFATSISTVTALFFDRFFRVFTRE from the coding sequence ATGATTAATTATTTGTGGCTGGGATTGATTATTACTGGATTTATAGTAGGGGGGATTACTGGGCAGATAGATAAGGTCTCAGAGGCAATTTTTCAGGGTGCTGAAGATAGTGTAAGACTAACAATAGATTTATTAGGACCCATAGCGCTTTGGTTGGGAATCATGAATATTGCCCAGAAATCTGGTTTTACTCAGCTGTTGGGGAGATTAATTAAACCATTAATTAATTTAATTTTTCCCGGAATACCTGATGGTCATCCAGCAAGGGGGGCTATAGTTTTAAATATGGTAGCCAATATGCTGGGTCTGGGAAACTCTGCTACTCCTTTAGGTATTAAAGCAATGCAGGAATTACAGGATATTAATCCAAAAAAAGAAAGAGCCAGTTTTGCTATGTGTACGTTACTTGCCCTGAATACTTCCAGTATAACAATCATTCCGGCAACAATAATCAGTTTAAGGGTTGCCTGTAATTCAAATAATCCAACAATAATAATAGTGAGTAGTATTTTTGCAACAAGCATTTCAACGGTTACCGCCTTATTTTTTGACAGATTTTTCAGAGTTTTTACCAGGGAGTGA
- a CDS encoding stage V sporulation protein S: protein MEVLKVSAKSSPNKVAGALAGVLRERGSAELQAIGAGALNQGIKAVAIARGFVAPSGIDLICIPAFTDIEIDGEERTAIKLIVEPR from the coding sequence ATGGAAGTATTAAAAGTATCAGCAAAATCGAGCCCTAATAAAGTAGCTGGCGCATTAGCTGGTGTATTAAGAGAAAGAGGTAGTGCTGAACTACAAGCTATTGGGGCTGGGGCTTTGAACCAGGGTATAAAAGCAGTAGCAATTGCAAGAGGGTTTGTTGCTCCCAGTGGAATTGACCTGATTTGTATTCCTGCATTCACAGATATAGAGATTGATGGTGAAGAAAGAACAGCTATCAAATTAATTGTAGAACCGCGATAA
- a CDS encoding TIGR00282 family metallophosphoesterase, which yields MRIFFIGDIVGRIGRKAVKEILPDLQKKHGFDFVIANGENAAGGFGLTKLVAQELYSYGINCLTMGNHTWDNKDILNIIDEYAIVRPLNYNLGSPGSGWRIFAINNKKLAVVNFIGQVFMDNNSPFDKYEQEIANIKKESDLIVIDFHAEATGEKLAFAHYVTADVSCVVGTHTHIQTADEKIIEQQTAYITDLGMTGAVDSILGMSKTSVIERFRYQIPQRFKVARGLYQLEGLLVDINDTTGKAESVLRIHQTSLK from the coding sequence ATGAGAATTTTCTTTATAGGTGATATAGTTGGACGTATTGGTCGGAAAGCAGTTAAAGAAATATTGCCTGACCTTCAGAAAAAGCATGGTTTTGATTTTGTAATTGCTAATGGTGAAAATGCAGCTGGTGGCTTTGGATTAACTAAATTAGTGGCTCAAGAACTCTATAGTTATGGGATTAATTGTTTAACTATGGGTAATCATACCTGGGATAATAAAGATATTTTAAATATTATTGATGAGTATGCAATTGTTCGGCCGTTAAACTATAACCTGGGTAGTCCTGGTTCAGGCTGGCGGATTTTTGCAATAAATAATAAAAAACTTGCTGTTGTGAATTTTATAGGCCAGGTCTTTATGGATAATAATTCTCCCTTTGATAAATATGAACAGGAAATAGCTAATATAAAAAAGGAATCCGATCTAATAGTAATTGATTTTCATGCTGAAGCTACTGGTGAAAAGTTAGCATTTGCCCATTATGTAACTGCTGATGTCAGCTGTGTTGTTGGTACACATACCCATATACAAACTGCTGATGAAAAGATTATAGAACAGCAGACAGCTTATATTACTGATCTTGGTATGACAGGTGCTGTTGATTCGATATTGGGTATGTCTAAAACTAGTGTAATTGAAAGGTTTAGATATCAGATACCTCAACGTTTTAAAGTGGCCAGGGGTCTTTATCAGCTGGAAGGCCTTCTAGTTGATATAAATGACACTACAGGAAAAGCAGAAAGTGTTTTACGAATACATCAAACCTCTTTGAAATAA
- the rny gene encoding ribonuclease Y, with translation MNTINGGVLYVVVAVPASIIIGYFIRKYIAEAKIQSAEQEARKIRETAEREAESKKRELILEAKESAHKIKEETDKENQKRRSELQKLENRLLHKEDSLDRRTETLERKEQSIRDKENYLNNQEKEIVNLKEKQLKTLEEIANFTQNEAKEFLFKKVEEELEHEFAKMIKEKEARVKEEADKKAREIISLAIQRCAADHVAETTISVVSLPNDEMKGRIIGREGRNIRTLESITGIDLIIDDTPEAVVISGFDPMRREIARIALEKLIVDGRIHPARIEEMVEKARKELDTHIREVGEQATFDAGVHGLHSELVKLLGRLKFRTSYGQNVLQHSLEVSYLAGIMAAELGADITLAKRGGLLHDIGKSIDHEVEGPHIKIGMDLARKYGESDKVIHTIGAHHGDIEFESIEAVLVSAADAISAARPGARRETLESYIKRLEELENIANTYNGVEKAYAIQAGREIRVIVESDKIDDSKSSKVARDLSKRIEESLDYPGQIKVVVIRETRSVDYAK, from the coding sequence GTGAATACGATTAATGGAGGTGTATTGTATGTAGTAGTTGCTGTACCCGCCAGTATTATTATCGGGTATTTTATTAGAAAATATATTGCGGAAGCAAAAATACAGTCTGCTGAACAGGAAGCTAGGAAAATTCGTGAGACGGCAGAACGCGAAGCAGAATCAAAAAAAAGGGAATTAATCCTTGAAGCTAAGGAATCAGCCCATAAAATTAAAGAAGAAACAGATAAAGAGAATCAAAAAAGAAGGAGTGAATTGCAGAAGTTAGAAAATAGACTCCTTCATAAAGAAGATTCTTTAGACCGCAGAACGGAAACACTTGAAAGAAAAGAACAGAGTATACGTGATAAAGAAAATTATTTAAATAATCAGGAAAAAGAGATTGTAAATTTGAAAGAAAAGCAGCTAAAAACCCTTGAAGAGATTGCTAATTTTACGCAAAATGAGGCCAAAGAATTCCTTTTTAAAAAGGTTGAGGAAGAGTTAGAGCATGAGTTTGCTAAAATGATCAAGGAAAAGGAGGCAAGGGTTAAGGAAGAAGCTGATAAGAAGGCAAGAGAGATTATCTCACTGGCAATCCAACGCTGTGCTGCTGATCATGTTGCTGAAACAACCATCTCTGTTGTTTCTCTACCAAATGATGAGATGAAGGGTAGAATTATTGGGCGTGAAGGGCGTAATATCAGGACACTTGAAAGTATAACTGGTATTGACTTAATTATTGATGATACACCTGAGGCAGTTGTTATCTCCGGTTTTGATCCCATGAGAAGAGAAATTGCCAGGATTGCTCTGGAGAAATTAATAGTTGATGGAAGAATTCATCCAGCTCGCATAGAGGAAATGGTAGAAAAGGCCAGGAAAGAATTGGACACACATATTAGAGAAGTTGGTGAACAGGCTACTTTTGATGCGGGAGTACACGGTCTTCATTCAGAATTGGTTAAATTACTGGGAAGGCTAAAATTTAGGACCAGTTATGGACAAAATGTGTTACAGCATTCACTGGAAGTTTCATATCTGGCAGGAATTATGGCAGCTGAATTAGGTGCTGATATTACTCTTGCTAAACGAGGTGGATTACTGCATGATATAGGAAAATCGATTGATCATGAGGTTGAAGGGCCGCATATCAAAATTGGTATGGACCTTGCTCGCAAATATGGAGAATCTGATAAAGTAATTCATACTATTGGTGCTCATCATGGAGATATTGAATTTGAATCAATAGAAGCTGTCTTGGTTTCAGCTGCAGATGCAATTTCAGCTGCAAGACCTGGGGCCAGAAGGGAAACGCTGGAATCATATATCAAGCGTCTTGAAGAATTAGAAAATATTGCCAACACATATAATGGTGTTGAAAAGGCTTATGCTATACAGGCTGGCCGTGAAATCAGGGTAATTGTTGAGTCTGATAAGATTGATGATTCCAAGTCTTCGAAAGTTGCTAGAGATTTATCGAAGAGAATTGAAGAAAGTCTTGACTATCCTGGACAGATTAAGGTTGTTGTTATTAGAGAGACCAGGTCTGTTGATTATGCAAAATAA
- a CDS encoding regulatory protein RecX, whose protein sequence is MRKNLDDCLQSAKDDAFNLLSYRERSENELKKRLLRKGHKRAIINQVIARLKDLDYLNDKRFAEMWIRDRIANKPRGRYYLKKELKNKGVKPAVIASVLNKLLTDGNEKEMAEKLANKWIKSHSIDKYHEAEYFLRLKRYLRNKGFSFDLVNIVVSKIEENQ, encoded by the coding sequence GTGAGGAAGAATCTTGATGACTGCCTTCAATCTGCTAAGGATGATGCCTTTAATCTCCTTTCTTATCGGGAAAGGAGTGAAAATGAACTTAAAAAACGTCTATTAAGAAAAGGACATAAAAGGGCTATTATTAATCAGGTTATAGCAAGGTTGAAGGATTTAGACTATCTAAATGATAAAAGATTTGCTGAGATGTGGATACGGGATAGAATTGCTAATAAGCCGCGAGGGCGGTATTACTTAAAAAAAGAATTAAAGAATAAGGGTGTTAAACCAGCGGTTATTGCTAGTGTCTTAAACAAACTTTTAACAGATGGCAATGAAAAGGAAATGGCTGAAAAATTAGCGAATAAATGGATAAAATCCCATTCGATAGATAAATATCATGAAGCAGAGTATTTTTTAAGATTAAAAAGGTATTTACGTAATAAAGGATTTAGTTTTGATTTAGTTAATATAGTTGTCTCAAAAATAGAAGAAAATCAATAA
- the recA gene encoding recombinase RecA, whose product MAIKRIEKQFGQGSIMKLGEAKAMNVEVIPTGALPLDIALGVGGVPRGRIIEIYGPESSGKTTLALHIIAEAQKKGGIAAFIDAEHALDPKYSENLGVNIDNLLISQPNNGEEALEIAEALVRSNAIDVIVIDSVAALVPKAEIDGEMGDSHVGLQARLMSQAMRKLSGAISKSKTICIFINQIREKVGVMFGNPETTPGGRALKFYSSVRMEIRRAQAIKDGDESIGAQTKVKVVKNKVAPPFRQAMFDIMYGTGISASGCILDMGVETGIIDRAGSWYSYGDERLGQGRENSKKFLEDNGDILKEVDEKIRGSLGLLDEEEVAASEEES is encoded by the coding sequence ATGGCGATTAAAAGAATTGAAAAACAGTTTGGTCAAGGTTCAATTATGAAATTGGGAGAGGCTAAAGCAATGAATGTAGAGGTTATACCCACAGGGGCTCTTCCGCTTGATATAGCCCTTGGTGTAGGAGGGGTTCCTAGGGGTAGGATTATTGAGATATATGGGCCAGAATCCTCTGGGAAAACGACACTAGCCTTACATATTATAGCTGAAGCCCAGAAAAAGGGTGGGATAGCTGCTTTTATAGATGCAGAACATGCCCTTGATCCAAAGTATTCGGAAAACCTGGGGGTTAATATTGATAATCTCTTGATATCACAGCCGAATAATGGGGAAGAGGCCCTGGAAATTGCTGAAGCCTTAGTGAGGAGTAATGCTATAGATGTTATTGTAATTGATTCGGTAGCTGCTCTGGTTCCAAAGGCAGAAATAGATGGAGAGATGGGAGACAGTCATGTTGGTTTACAGGCAAGATTAATGTCACAGGCCATGCGTAAGCTTTCGGGGGCAATAAGTAAATCCAAGACTATTTGTATTTTTATCAATCAAATCAGGGAAAAGGTTGGGGTTATGTTTGGGAACCCGGAGACAACTCCAGGTGGAAGGGCTTTAAAGTTTTATTCTTCTGTAAGAATGGAGATAAGGCGGGCTCAGGCAATTAAAGATGGTGATGAGTCTATTGGTGCTCAAACTAAAGTAAAGGTTGTCAAAAACAAGGTAGCCCCACCATTTAGACAGGCTATGTTTGATATTATGTATGGGACCGGCATTTCTGCTTCTGGTTGTATACTTGATATGGGGGTTGAGACCGGTATTATTGATCGGGCTGGTTCCTGGTATTCTTATGGTGATGAACGACTTGGTCAGGGACGGGAAAACTCCAAGAAATTTCTGGAGGATAATGGAGATATCTTAAAAGAGGTAGATGAAAAAATCAGGGGCTCATTAGGTTTATTAGATGAAGAAGAGGTTGCTGCCAGTGAGGAAGAATCTTGA